Genomic window (Enterobacteriaceae bacterium 4M9):
CGGCGGGGCAAAAACCTTTGAAGAGCAGGCCGGGGCCGGTGAGTGGCAGGGCAAAACGCTGCTGGAGCAGGCGCGGCTTCGCGGCTATCAACTGGTCAACGATACGCAAACACTGGAAGCCGTGACGGTGGCTGACCAACAGCAACCGCTGCTGGGGCTTTTTGCCAGCGGCAATATGCCGGTGCGCTGGCAGGGACCGAAGGCGAGCTATCACGGTAGCCTCGATAAACCGGCGGTGACCTGCCAAAACAATCCGCAGCGCAATGATGCCATCCCAACGCTGGCGCAGATGACCGAAAAAGCCATTACGCTACTGAGCCGCAATGACAAAGGCTTTTTCCTGCAAGTCGAGGGGGCGTCTATTGATAAGCAGGATCACGCTGCCAATCCGTGTGGGCAGATAGGCGAAACGGTTGATCTCGATGAAGCGGTGCAAAAGGCGCTGGCGTTTGCGCGTAAAGACGGCAACACGCTGGTGGTGGTCACGGCCGATCACGCCCACGCAAGCCAGATTCTGGCACCCGACAGTAAAGCGCCGGGGCTGACGCAGGCGTTGAACACCAAAGATGGTGCCGTGATGGTCATGAGCTACGGCACCTCCGAGGAAGAATCACAGGGCCACACCGGTACCCAGTTGCGCATCGCCGCTTACGGGCCGCAAGCAGGCAACGTGGTTGGGTTGACCGACCAGACGGATTTGTTCTACACCCTGCGCCGCGCGCTGGGGATAAGTGGTGAAACCCCCTGAAAGTGAGTGGCATTTTTGCCATTTCAGGCCCACTATTAGCGCACACAACAAAAAAGAAGGACGGTGTTATGAAGAAGGTGTTTATGGCAATGGCGCTGGTTGGTCTGATGGGGGCAGCAACAGGTGCTGCCGCTCAGGAGGCCGCAACGGCGCAGCAGCAGAAAATGACAGTTTGTAACCAGCAGGCAGGCAAGCAGTCACTTAAGGGCGACGAGCGCAAAACTTTTATGAGCAACTGCCTTAAGAAAAACAGCACCACCGCAGATGGCAAGGTGCTGACGGCACAGCAGCAGCGCATGAAAGACTGTAATGCGCAGGCGAAAAGCAAATCACTTGCCGGTGATGCACGTAAAACCTTTATGAGCAGCTGCCTTAAGAAGTAATCAGACTAAAAAGCGGCCCGTCAGGGCCGCTTTTTTTTATTACTTACTCATTTGTCGCGATTTTTCCATGCATTTTTCCATCGCTTCCATAACGGCAGAGCGCAACCCTTTTTGCTCCAGTACGCGCACGGCCTCGATAGTGGTGCCACCTGGCGAACACACCATATCCTTGAGCGCGCCGGGATGCTGGCCAGTTTCCAGCACCATTTTCGCGGAACCCATCACTGCCTGTGCGGCAAACTTGTAAGCTTTATCGCGCGGCATGCCGCCGAGCACGGCCGCATCGGCCATCGCTTCGATAAACATAAACACATAGGCCGGTGCCGAACCGCTGACGCCCACCACCGGGTGAATCATGGCTTCACTGATCACTTCTGCATGGCCAAAGCAGCGGAAAATTGCCACGATATCCGCGATATCTTCCGGCGTGACCAGCACGTTTGGCGTGATGGATGTCATCCCGGCGTTCACCAGCGCAGGCGTGTTTGGCATGGCGCGAACCAGTTTGCGATCGTGACCCAATACCGTAGCAAGCTGGTCAAGGGTGATGCCCGCAGCAATGGAGACCACCAGCGAGTCTTTATTCAGGCTGGAGGCGATATCCCCCAGCACCTTAAGCATTTCACCAGGCTTCACGGCACCAAAGACGATATCGGTTATCTGCGCGACGTCCTGTGCGCTTTGTGCTGCGTTAATACCGTATTGTTTATGCAGGGCTTCTACGTTATCGGCTGATGGGGTATAGACCCAGATATTGCTGGCAGGTACCTGACCGCTGGCGATAAGACCGCCAAGGATTGCTTTTCCCATATTCCCACAGCCGATAAACCCGATTTTCTTTTCCACAGCGTCGCTTCCTCGTCCGTTCGTCAAGACCGCATTGTAACCTGAGAATAAATCAGAGGGCAGGCGAGCGGCAAGATGGCACAGTGAGCAAGGCTGTAAAGTGTCTTCCTGACGTTACGCCTGGGCAGGGGGGCGCTGTGAATAGCCGCCGTCATCCAGACAACGTAGTCTGTGTATGAAAAAGCGCGTCTGTCGCTACCTGTCCCGGCGTGCAAAGTCAGCTAATCGCGGGGTGGTTATTGATTGCGCTCTGCTCATTACAATTACGCCTTCTTTAACAGGCGAGACAGACGGGCCCACGCTATGCTGCTGGTCTCGGCGGGGTTGGGACAAAAAGCGCGTCTTGCGCGCTCCAGCACAAATCGCCGGGTTGCATCAGTGCAGCGCTGCGGCGACAATCCCTTCATTATTTTTCGCCCGGGAGTGGTAATGCAGATTTGGGTGGACGCCGATGCGTGTCCGAACGTGATTAAAGAGATGTTGTTTCGTGCGGCAACGCGCACTGGCACGCCGGTAACGCTGGTAGCAAACCAGCCGCTAAAAGTACCG
Coding sequences:
- the phoA gene encoding alkaline phosphatase, encoding MHTERNSVKQSAKITFLLPLLFTSAAVFALDNDGGFMSRAARGDITEPGGARRLEGDITASLRASLSDKPAKNVILLIGDGMGDSEITAARNYAEGAGGFFKGLDALPLTGQYTHYALNKKSHKPDYVTDSAASATAWSTGVKTYNGALGVDVNGKAYPTLLELAKAAGYATGNVSTAEIQDATPAALVAHVTSRKCYGPQATRESCPALALENGGPGSITEQLLNARADVTLGGGAKTFEEQAGAGEWQGKTLLEQARLRGYQLVNDTQTLEAVTVADQQQPLLGLFASGNMPVRWQGPKASYHGSLDKPAVTCQNNPQRNDAIPTLAQMTEKAITLLSRNDKGFFLQVEGASIDKQDHAANPCGQIGETVDLDEAVQKALAFARKDGNTLVVVTADHAHASQILAPDSKAPGLTQALNTKDGAVMVMSYGTSEEESQGHTGTQLRIAAYGPQAGNVVGLTDQTDLFYTLRRALGISGETP
- the proC gene encoding pyrroline-5-carboxylate reductase; translated protein: MEKKIGFIGCGNMGKAILGGLIASGQVPASNIWVYTPSADNVEALHKQYGINAAQSAQDVAQITDIVFGAVKPGEMLKVLGDIASSLNKDSLVVSIAAGITLDQLATVLGHDRKLVRAMPNTPALVNAGMTSITPNVLVTPEDIADIVAIFRCFGHAEVISEAMIHPVVGVSGSAPAYVFMFIEAMADAAVLGGMPRDKAYKFAAQAVMGSAKMVLETGQHPGALKDMVCSPGGTTIEAVRVLEQKGLRSAVMEAMEKCMEKSRQMSK